Within Lolium rigidum isolate FL_2022 chromosome 5, APGP_CSIRO_Lrig_0.1, whole genome shotgun sequence, the genomic segment GACATAGTAAAGGTTAGGTGGTTAAAAGCTGTTGAGATAAttgtgtcaagaaacaagaaagtGAACCCGTGACACTTTTTTTCCTGGGTGTTGTATCCGCAACATGATCTGCTCGGCAGCATCCCGATGATAAGTCTTAGTAAGTAAAATCATGCGCAAAAATAGTGTTGTATACAGATAATTAAGTTGCACTATCTTTTATCGTCTTAAGTACACGCTTTATCGGCAAATAATGAACTGAATCAAAATCAGTTCTGAGCACGATGACATGTATCCGAGCATATGTagccaactccaccacctcactaTTGACATGGACGAGTTGGCAACACACTTAACCTCATTGTAATCTACATCCAATACATAGGAGTTTGGTTCGGGAAAGCAGATAAAAGAACACAAAAATGAGAACTCATTGTCAGGGCTAGCATCTAACATGGTGAAGTATATATGGTGGTGAAATTGGTGGCTAACAGTGTGAAGTACGGTGCTGAAATTGGCAGCCGCTAGAGCCATTCTTCCATGATGTCCGATGATGATGAGATTCCGTTCAAGGAAGCTAATCGGAGGTGAATGAAGATGGTGCAGAGAGACAAGAAAACGAGAGAAATGAATTCAACAGCAAAATTAAGAAAGACCGCTAGTTCAAGAGAATTATACTAAGCCACTTCTCTCGTTTCTAACTGTACATAAGGCAAATCCACAAGTGTATAATGGGGTGTTTGTATGTCTAATGCAGAAAAAAGGGAGTCCATGCGCATTGTAAATGGGCCACGGGCCATAAAAGTTGTGTTGGTTGGTTGTCCGCAAAGGCATTTTCTCCATTAAAGAGGGAACGCAGCCCCATTATTTGGGTGCCTGCACAAACGTCTTTCTGCTCTCAAGTGCAACGCACACCTTGTTTGGTTGCAGACATGAGCGTGCCGTGGTAACCCATTCTATTTGAGTGATGAGCTTACTCAGTACTGCTAACTGAATAACAACACATTCAACAacattcagttcatcaaaaggtgCTTGCAATACACATCAAGTAGTTACCTTACTAGGCGATGCATCATGAGTAAAACAACTATATTTCGTGATGCATCACATGTTCatcacacgaggggttagtatagaCCACCTTGAACAAATTCATCATTATAGACCGGGGATTAGGTTCAAACAAGTCCTAACTAATGGACGGATATGAAACCACCTCCCAAAATATGCATGATCTCTTCAGAAGATCATGACCATCGTCGAGAGGATGATGAAAAACGAAGCTGAAGCACTAAGCACTAAGCATCAAATTGCTTGCGTAGCTAGGTCCTATGTCATGTCCTCCTCTCTGATGGATGCAGTTCATGGTACTCGGTATATTGTTCTTTATTGTCTGCAATGAAGTTGAGTACCCTAACCAGCAAGTGAGATTGGTACAGCTGTGGCTTGCAGACAAACCGGGACGTGAAGAttgtcttcatctgagcatagtttGTGATCGGGTTGTTGACGTACTCACGATGCCCCAGGTAGCACTACAATTCACAAGGAGCAAGTGGCAGTGCGGATGACAATGACCTACGGTATGAtcaagaaaggaactccatgaagcttatTACCTTCAGGTACTTTTGCAGCCTCTCTTCATCTCCAAGATAGAAGCATCAGCCATGTTCACTCCATCGGAGATTGCAATCATATTTGATCTTGCTTATGACGCTTCACTTGGTCATCCACTTTCTGATGTGGTCGTAGATTTGAAGAGTGCTCACATGTATGGAAGTGAATGTAAGAACATCATTACCTACCTTCTTTATTTGTGCCTCTTTGAATCACAGGTTAAAGAAAACGACTATATTGACGAGCTAAACCAATCGGTTCAGCACAAACTTGGACATCTTTGGTTGCCGAGCCATGGCACGTTTGTGTGCAAACGGGGAATCATAAGCATTGGCAGATGGAGTAGAAAGATCAGGGGAGCCCAGTGGTATGATTGCCTACATGACAAGTACCAGACGATCATAGCTAAGCATTAGCACATGAATGAACTACCACATGAACATCCGTAAGCATTTGCACATAATGAAGTACCACAAGAAGATACATAAGCATTTGCACATCAATGAAATGAAGTACCAGAAGAACGTTGACACCAAAGAAACTATCACATGAGCATCCGTAAGCATTTGCACATCAATGAACCACCATAAGCTACAACCACAAAAGAAGGAGACTCCTTAGAGTTAGAGGATCCACACACAACACCAAGGTCGGGCGCAGAAGCAGGCACCACAACCGTTCCCGTATTAGAGTCAGATCTAATCACGACAACCGTGGAAGTGAGAGATGGAGATCCTGTCACGGCGACCGTCGACGAAGGAATGACCTACAATGGAGGCTCTCGGATCTCCCAGAGTACGTACAAGTTCTTATCTATCTAAGGCAAGGGTTTCAGAAGCTTACAATAACCGGAGAGATCGACACAAAGGAAGAAGATGACAAACCATGCCCAGTCGCCGCCGCCACAACCAACGTTACCGTCGCCAACCTCGCCGTCCTTGCGGGTGAGGACGAGATGCCCATGTCGCTAGATCTTgaagggtggatgagctcgaaacGGGGGGCTAGGGGATTTGGAATTGGCAGCGGGAGAGCCACCCCTATATATGGTGGCGAAATTTTGAAGGCAGTGACCCGTCGATTTTCGCCGTTCTCCGCGAGCTCGCGCCATCTCCCCTCGGTGTCTCTGCTGACGATGATGGCTCGCTGAAAACGGCTGATTCGAGCGTTCCTTTTGTGCCTGGCCCGGATGGAGCTTTAAGAACCATGCTGTGTAACAACGCGAGGTAGCCCAGAAAACCAAACATTCCAAATAAAAAAATACATCCCTAATGCGAGCCAAGGGAAGCCTagataccaaacgcgccctaatgCGACGGACAGCTCTTATGTTCAAAGGACTGCTGGACTGGTGCGCAATGGAGACCAGCCAAAGGGAATCTTCTCATGTTATGGTTCGAATTGATAATTTAAAACGGTTGGACAAACGAACATTCTGAAAAGGCTGATTCAGTTTTCTAAAAAATCCTTACATTTCGGAACGGGTATCCGTCATCGCGATCTTTGCCTTTAAAAGCAGCGATATACTACAACCAAACCGATCGAGCCGAGGTAGCTGCTCCACGCCTCCACTTGTAGAAACAAGAACACATCTATGGAATTAAGCATGGAGCAGCCGCTCCCTAGTGCGAGCGGCAAAGGCACGACCCTGCTGCAGGTGACGAGCGAGGCGAAGAAACAGGTCCGGCTTGCGGCGCCTCTCATCGTGGGATGCCTCCTGCAGAACGTAATCCAGATGATCTCGGTGATGTTCGTGGGGCATCTCGGCGAGCTCGCGCTTGCCAGCGCTTCCATGGCCACCTCCTTCGCCATCGTCACCGGCTTCAGCTTTCTGGTACTCCTCCTACACTGATGCTACTCGAGCTCAAAGTTCGGTACTTACGCTTGGGGCGTGACCCTTCTTCTCCGCAGACGGGCATGTCGTGCAGCCTGGAGACGCTGTGCGGGCAAGCGTTCGGGGCGAACCAGGACCACATGCTGGGGGTGTACAAGCAGCGGGCGATGGTGGTGCTGGGCCTGGCGAGCGTGCCGATCGCGGCGGTGTGGGCGAACACCGGGTGGATCCTGCTCCGGCTGGGGCAGGACCCGGAGATCGCGGCGGGCGCCGGGCTGTACATCCGGTGGATGCTCCCGTCGCTGCTCTTCTACGGGTGGCTGCAGTGCCACGTCCGGTTCCTGCAGACGCAGAAGATCGTGGTGCCGATGATGGTCAGCTCCGGCGTCACCGCCGCCAACCACGTGCTCGTCTGCTGGGCGCTGGTGTACAAGCTGGACATGGGCATCAAGGGGGCGGCGGTGGCCAACTCCATCTCCTTCCTCACCAACGTCTCCATCCTCGCCCTCTACGTCAGGCTCTCGCCGTCCTGCAAGACCACCTGGACGGGGTTCTCCTGCCAGGCGTTCGACGACATCCCAGCCTTCATGAAGCTCGCTGTCCCGTCTGCAATCATGGTCTGGTGAGTGCTAGTGGTACTGAACTACTGATCGATCGAGTTCATCAACAACGCGGAACTTTCTGAAGTTTAACGCCTGGTTTAATCTGCAGCATGGAGTGGTGGTCGTTCGAGGTCCTGGTGCTACTTGCTGGCCTTCTCCCTAATCCCAAACTCTCCACAGCCGTCCTCTCCATCTGGTACATATTCCTATTCTCTCGTACTATATATGCAGTTCTTGATAGTACAATCCCTTGTTTCTTTATCTTTCTGTAGACCTCCAGAATATGGTTTTGGTTGTATATGGACCAAGTCTGAAACAGAGTGGATTTACTAGGAATTAAAATCTTAGATATTATGGATCTAAAGGTTACCTAGATTTCATTTCTGTGGAACCTACATCCTTAAGCCTGAGGTCTAGATTGTTTCATAGCAATACCCCTAATAATTTTCCaacaagaaagataagaagtatGCTGCTTCGTGCCCCCCTCTCAGAACAAGCATGCCCGAAGGGAGTAACGCCTTTATATCTTCAAAAAGGCCAAAGTCCTAGGATTGAAATTGGAATAGCGCGGAAGCTAATTCGACTTTAGTAGTGAATAAATCCGTCTTGTCGGAATACTTATAACGAGTAGCATTGTTCCGCCAAATAAACCAACTCTAAGATGGGATAAGATGCTTGATAAGGAATAAGATTTCAGTACTAGTCTTTTTTCTTTTTGCTAGATCAGATAACGTGCATAGATGCTATTTTCTTTGTGTGATCGATCCTCCTTTGCTGAATCTCTGATCCTACTCGTGCAGCCTGAACACTAATTCCTTGGTGTGTACTATCCCCAACGGGCTCTCTTCCTCCATAAGGTCTGCATCTTCATTTCGTTTTTTCGACAGAGATGCGCATCCACTCACACTCCTCCTATAGCATGAATGACCAAATGTACATATCATGCATCTGCAGCACGCGCGTGTCGAACGAGCTCGGAGCGGGGAGACCTCGCGCAGCCCTTCTGGCTGCCCGAGTGGTCATACTGTTGGCATTTCTGGTAGGCACTTCCGAAGGCCTTCTCCTAATTCTAGTGCGACACCTATGGGGTCATGCCTACAGCAA encodes:
- the LOC124654788 gene encoding protein DETOXIFICATION 16-like, with protein sequence MELSMEQPLPSASGKGTTLLQVTSEAKKQVRLAAPLIVGCLLQNVIQMISVMFVGHLGELALASASMATSFAIVTGFSFLTGMSCSLETLCGQAFGANQDHMLGVYKQRAMVVLGLASVPIAAVWANTGWILLRLGQDPEIAAGAGLYIRWMLPSLLFYGWLQCHVRFLQTQKIVVPMMVSSGVTAANHVLVCWALVYKLDMGIKGAAVANSISFLTNVSILALYVRLSPSCKTTWTGFSCQAFDDIPAFMKLAVPSAIMVCMEWWSFEVLVLLAGLLPNPKLSTAVLSICLNTNSLVCTIPNGLSSSISTRVSNELGAGRPRAALLAARVVILLAFLVGTSEGLLLILVRHLWGHAYSKDQEVVASVAKMMLILAPSVLFDGLQYVLSGIVRGCGRQKIGAFVNFVAYYLVGIPAALVFTFVCHLGVQGLWLGIVSGLVTQTLLLLVISFGTNNWEKQAMNAKERIFTSSPTEP